One region of Pantanalinema sp. genomic DNA includes:
- a CDS encoding diguanylate cyclase: MNANTHGPSELGAGPSSQNHGVGPFRALADAHEAFTHATSLSKLPSVLLEQAMRASGSDAGAVFDVAGEPLAVSPEGSGDLPAVPLDIPLDTACLIPLAPHGAWIFLRLCVHEEAQITLALRLAARPSDQTELDARLLLLARFARDRAGYLAARREAEEAKSRANDAHERQMEMALNLYDLYEAAQHQAITDGLTGLATHAYFQERLADDLSESLETPSPLSLLMVDLDHFKSINDNHGHQAGDMVLKEAAAMLKESLKPTDLAARYGGEEFTIILPQTAEDEAFAIAERLRLTLADKEIPISPARSLKVTASIGLASLTPDVTTPKELINRADAALYAAKNAGRNRVVRATGPAAEAVNAIGAPRKGSQEMFLALARALSAAIELRSPMLHGHSEAVGDLALRMGKALGLAADKQEALMIAGMLHDVGMLALPDSVLLKTSGLDDHEWEQMKSHSQAGVTILSRFSTFAGLREAVLYHHERWDGRGYPEGLSAGDIPLGAQILALCDTYDALTRQGYAFGPSMEQAEAIAEIRRCAGTQFNPELVELFVGML, translated from the coding sequence ATGAACGCGAACACTCACGGCCCCAGCGAGCTGGGCGCCGGCCCCTCCAGCCAGAACCACGGCGTCGGACCGTTCAGGGCCCTGGCGGATGCCCATGAAGCCTTCACCCACGCGACCTCCTTGAGCAAACTGCCTTCCGTGCTGCTCGAGCAGGCCATGAGGGCCTCGGGATCCGACGCGGGGGCCGTGTTCGACGTGGCCGGCGAGCCGCTCGCCGTGAGCCCGGAGGGTTCGGGGGACCTGCCGGCGGTGCCGCTCGACATCCCGCTCGACACCGCCTGCCTGATCCCGCTGGCACCGCATGGCGCGTGGATCTTCCTGCGCCTGTGCGTGCACGAGGAAGCCCAAATCACCCTGGCCCTGCGCCTGGCCGCGCGGCCGTCCGACCAGACCGAACTCGACGCTCGCCTCCTGCTGCTCGCGCGCTTCGCCCGCGATCGCGCCGGCTACCTCGCGGCCCGGCGCGAGGCGGAGGAGGCGAAGTCCCGGGCCAACGACGCGCACGAGCGCCAGATGGAGATGGCCCTGAACCTCTACGACCTCTACGAGGCGGCGCAGCACCAGGCCATCACCGACGGCCTCACGGGCCTGGCGACCCATGCCTACTTCCAGGAGCGGCTGGCCGACGACCTCAGCGAGAGCCTCGAGACCCCATCGCCCCTGAGCCTCTTGATGGTCGACCTGGACCACTTCAAGTCGATCAACGACAACCACGGCCACCAGGCGGGTGACATGGTGCTCAAGGAAGCCGCCGCCATGCTCAAGGAGAGCCTGAAGCCCACGGACCTCGCCGCGCGCTACGGCGGCGAGGAGTTCACCATCATCCTGCCCCAGACGGCCGAGGACGAGGCCTTCGCGATCGCCGAGCGCCTCCGGCTGACCCTCGCCGACAAGGAGATCCCGATCTCCCCCGCGCGCAGCCTCAAGGTCACGGCCTCCATCGGCCTCGCCTCGCTGACCCCCGACGTCACCACCCCCAAGGAGCTCATCAATCGGGCGGACGCGGCCCTCTACGCCGCGAAGAACGCCGGCCGCAACCGCGTCGTGCGCGCCACGGGACCGGCGGCCGAGGCGGTGAACGCCATCGGCGCACCGCGCAAGGGCTCGCAGGAGATGTTCCTGGCGCTCGCCCGCGCCCTCTCGGCGGCCATCGAGCTGCGCAGCCCCATGCTGCACGGCCACTCGGAGGCGGTGGGGGACCTTGCGCTGCGCATGGGCAAGGCCCTGGGGCTGGCCGCGGACAAGCAAGAGGCTCTGATGATCGCGGGGATGCTGCACGACGTGGGGATGCTCGCGCTCCCCGACTCGGTGCTGCTCAAGACCTCGGGCCTCGACGACCACGAGTGGGAGCAGATGAAGTCCCACTCCCAGGCCGGCGTCACCATCCTCTCGCGCTTCAGCACCTTCGCCGGGCTGCGCGAGGCGGTGCTCTACCACCACGAGCGCTGGGACGGCAGGGGCTACCCCGAGGGCCTCAGCGCCGGCGACATCCCCCTCGGCGCCCAGATCCTCGCTCTGTGCGACACCTACGACGCGCTCACGCGCCAAGGGTACGCCTTCGGGCCGAGCATGGAGCAGGCGGAGGCGATCGCGGAGATCCGCCGCTGCGCGGGCACCCAGTTCAATCCCGAGCTGGTCGAGCTCTTCGTCGGGATGCTGTAG
- the pgeF gene encoding peptidoglycan editing factor PgeF: MAFEVAQALGVVLVRCTDLSSRHAFSTRLGGTSEAPFAGLNLGLSAGDARDRVLSNRERFVAAAGFSGPIQVAHQVHGAEVHAAPVPQGAKGDVVITDRPATPVGVFVADCVPILMEDARTGAVAAVHAGWRGTAQKAVMAAVEAMEARFGTRPEDLRAAIGPSIKGCCYRVGPEVVAALAHLSAPGAVVRREGEATFVDLQEANRQLLVSAGVAEVHVSGMCTHCASDLFFSYRRDGERSGRMLAVIERA, from the coding sequence ATGGCCTTCGAGGTCGCCCAGGCGCTCGGGGTCGTCCTGGTCCGCTGCACCGACCTTTCGAGCCGCCACGCCTTCTCCACCCGGCTGGGCGGCACCAGCGAGGCGCCCTTCGCCGGGCTCAACCTCGGTCTCTCGGCGGGCGACGCCCGCGACCGGGTCCTTTCCAACCGGGAGCGTTTCGTGGCGGCCGCAGGCTTCTCGGGGCCGATCCAGGTGGCGCACCAGGTCCACGGGGCCGAGGTTCACGCCGCCCCGGTCCCTCAAGGGGCCAAGGGCGACGTGGTGATCACCGACCGGCCGGCCACCCCGGTGGGGGTCTTCGTCGCCGACTGCGTGCCGATCCTCATGGAAGACGCGCGCACCGGAGCGGTGGCGGCCGTGCATGCCGGGTGGCGCGGGACGGCCCAGAAGGCCGTGATGGCCGCCGTCGAGGCCATGGAGGCGCGCTTCGGCACGCGCCCCGAGGACCTGCGCGCGGCGATCGGGCCCTCGATCAAGGGGTGCTGCTACCGGGTGGGGCCTGAGGTCGTCGCGGCCCTCGCGCACCTGAGCGCGCCCGGGGCGGTCGTCCGGCGCGAGGGGGAGGCGACCTTCGTGGACCTCCAGGAGGCCAACCGCCAGCTGCTGGTGAGCGCCGGGGTGGCCGAGGTCCACGTGAGCGGCATGTGCACCCACTGCGCGAGCGACCTGTTCTTCTCGTATCGCCGGGACGGCGAGCGCTCGGGCCGCATGCTCGCGGTCATCGAGCGCGCTTGA